A genomic window from Halogeometricum borinquense DSM 11551 includes:
- a CDS encoding HIT family protein, whose translation MGEPTIFEQIAAGDIPARIVYETDTVLAFLDANPLAPGHTLVVPKEAHERLRDLPDDVATDLWAAVDELTPRVEDAVDADALTVGVNDGEAAGQEVPHVHVHLVPRFDGDGGGPIHAVAGSRPDLSDEELDDIAERIET comes from the coding sequence ATGGGCGAACCCACCATCTTCGAGCAGATCGCCGCCGGAGACATTCCAGCGCGCATCGTCTACGAGACAGACACAGTCCTCGCATTCCTCGATGCGAACCCTCTCGCGCCCGGCCACACGCTGGTCGTCCCGAAAGAGGCGCACGAACGACTCCGTGACCTGCCGGACGACGTTGCCACCGACCTGTGGGCCGCCGTGGACGAACTCACTCCGCGCGTCGAGGACGCCGTGGACGCTGATGCGCTTACTGTCGGCGTCAACGACGGTGAGGCGGCCGGACAGGAAGTTCCGCACGTCCACGTTCATCTCGTCCCGCGATTCGACGGCGACGGCGGCGGCCCCATCCACGCTGTTGCAGGCAGTCGGCCTGACCTCTCAGACGAGGAGTTAGACGACATCGCAGAGCGAATCGAAACGTAA